In one Anabrus simplex isolate iqAnaSimp1 chromosome 9, ASM4041472v1, whole genome shotgun sequence genomic region, the following are encoded:
- the LOC136880990 gene encoding drosomycin, translating into MLVPNCLRQYTTHFEAKKSPRTAPICKILKRRQNLSTPTMKGYFIFAFLLFLAISTEVVLGDCLSGRYRGPCAVWDNETCRRVCKEEGRTSGHCSPSLKCWCEGC; encoded by the coding sequence ATGCTCGTCCCCAATTGTCTGCGGCAATACACCACCCACTTCGAAGCGAAGAAGTCTCCTAGAACAGCACCGATTTGCAAGATTCTGAAGCGTCGCCAGAACCTGTCAACGCCAACAATGAAGGGGTATTTCATCTTTGCATTTCTACTCTTTCTTGCCATCAGCACTGAGGTTGTGCTCGGTGACTGTCTGTCTGGAAGATACCGAGGACCTTGTGCAGTGTGGGACAACGAGACGTGTCGGCGCGTATGCAAAGAAGAGGGACGCACGAGCGGACATTGCAGCCCAAGTCTCAAATGCTGGTGTGAAGGATGTTAA